Below is a genomic region from Candidatus Baltobacteraceae bacterium.
GCGACGCAGAAGGTCAGCACCGGCGGGGTCGATCTGGTCGGCGCGCACCAAACGCTGTTCAGTTGGTTCCCCGGCTTCGATTTCGGCCTGCTGCTCGATCCGCTCGCATTGCTCTGGACGCTGATCATCACCGGCGTCGGCTTCTTGATCCACGTCTACTCGATCGGCTACATGGACGGTGATCGCGGCTTCGCACGCTTCTTCGCGCAGATGAACCTCTTCGTCTTCGCGATGCTCACCCTCGTGCTCTCCGATAACTTCGTCGGGTTGCTCGTCGGCTGGGGACTGGTCGGCTTGGCTTCGTATTTCTTGATCGGTTACTGGTTCTTCAAGCCGAGTGCGGTTGCCGCGGCGCGCAAGGCGTTCGTGATCAACGTCGTGGGCGACGTGGGCATCATGTTCGCAATCTTTGCGATCTTTTCGTCGGTGCACTCGATCACGTTCGGCGATGCGTTTGCGTTTGCGGGCTCGTACCCCACGCCGTGGCTCTTGGTGATCTGCATCTGCCTTTTCATCGGCGCGGCCGCGAAATCGGCGCAGATTCCGCTGCATACCTGGCTTCCCGACGCGATGGAGGGCCCGACCCCCGTCTCTGCGCTGATCCACGCAGCCACGATGGTCACCGCCGGCGTGTATCTCATCGCGCGCTGCGCTCCGCTGTGGAGTCAGAACAGCGACGCGCAGGTGGTCGTCGGTACGATCGGCGGTCTCACCGCGCTGCTGGGCGCGATTCTCGGCTGCGCCCAGTGGGACATCAAACGAATCCTCGCCTACTCGACGATGTCACAGATCGGCTACATGATCATGGGCGTGGGCGTCGGCGCCTACGAAGGCGGGATCGCTCATTTCTTCACGCATGCGTTCTTCAAGGCGCAGCTCTTTCTGGGTTCGGGCATCATCATTCACGCGCTGCACGACGAGCAGGACGTGCGCCGGATGGGCGGCCTGATCAAGCGCTTGCCGTTTGCGTTCGTCGCAATGCTGACCGGCGTCATTGCGATCTCGGGTATTCCGTACATCGGAAGCGGGTTCTTCAGTAAGGATCTCGTGATCTACGGTGTGCTGGCGCACGGCTATCCGTGGCTCTACGCGCTGGGCATCGTAACCGCCGGCATCACCGCGTATTACATGTGCCGGCTGCTCTTCGTCACGTTCTTCGGCGCCTACCGGGGCGACGTCGATCCGTCCGATTTGGGCATTCGTCATCCCGAACTTGCCGGCACCCCGTCCGCTCACGACGCGGTGGCGCAAACGCACGAACCGCAAGACGTACACCACTCGCCCAGCGCGCAGTGGTTCATGATCGTTCCGGTCGCGATCCTGATCCCGTTCACGGTGCTGATCGGCTGGATCATGTTCGGCGGCGATTCTTCGCCCTGGGCGCGCTTCTTCGCCGAACAGTTCCCGCACCCGGCGCTGGCCGCGACGCCGGTGAGCGAAGGCGTGACCGGCGCCATAACCTTCGCCTGCGTGCTGGTCGGCATCGCCTTCGCGTACCTTCGCTATGGAAGCGCGGCGGCTACGGCCAACGCGATCGAATGGCTGCGCCGCGAGTCGGTTCACATGCCGGCGGTTTTGACCAACGCATTCTATTTCGATGCGGCACTCGATCTGCTCTTCGTGCGCAGTTCGCAGTTCCTCGGCACGATCTTCAGCCGGTATCTCGATCCGCACGTGGTCGACGGCGCGGTACGCGAAACGGCGATCTCGGCGCAGTGGCTCGGCGCGCTGGTGCGTTCGTTCCAGACCGGCCTGTTGCGCGCGTATGCGCTGCTCTTGGTTTTCGGCGTCGCATGCTTCGTCGTGTACTACGCGATCGTCGCGGGAGGAATTCGCTGAGATGGTGCTTGCGCTGATCCTACTGCCGATCGTCGTCGGCCTCGTCATGCTCGGGCTGCGCGACGAGCGTGGGACGGCATCGCGAGCGGCCGGAGCAATCGTGGCTGCGGCAACCTTCGGCATCGCGATCGCGGCGAACGGTCAGGAGTGGAGTTTCCGCTGGCTCTCGCGTCCGTTCGAATCCGCGTTCCACTTCGGCAATACCGGTATTTCGTATTGGCTCGTGCTGCTGCTCGCGCTGTGCACGTTCTGTGCCGTGCTCTCGGTGAACGTGCCGCGGACCGCCGCGTTCATCGGGCAGTTGCTCTTGCTCGAGGGCACGATGATGGGCGTCTTCCTGGCGCGCGATCTGCTCGTTTTCGCGCTCTTCTGGGATCTGATGCTCTTGCCCGTGTTCTTCACGCTGATCGGCTGGGGGCAACATCACGCGACGGCCTGGCGCTATTTCATCTACAACTTTGCCGGCGGCCTGACGCTCTTGCTTGCTACCGCCGCGTTCGGCGTGCTCTTCGGCTCGACCGACGTGATCGGGCGCGGCGGCGTGCATTTGATCGGCAGTTGGGTTCCGTGGATCTTTGCCGGCTTCGCGTTCGCGTTCTTGGTCAAGACGCCGATCTGGCCGCTGCATACCTGGATGCCGCTGACCTATTCCGACACGCCCGCGCCCATGGTCGCGGTTGTGAGCGCGGTGCAATCGAAAGCGGGGCTGTACGGTCTGATCGTGATCGGCATGGCGCTCATGCCGGACTATCTGCGCGCCTCGGCGTTGGTGTTCGTCGTCCTGGGCGTGATCTCGCTGCTTTACGGCGCGCTGACCGCGCTGGTGCAAACCGATACCAAGCGCGTCGTCGCGTACTCTTCGCTCTCGCATTTGGGGTTGATCGTCATTGCGATCGCCACGTTCAATCCGATCGCACTGGCCGGCGCGCTGATCTACATCATCGCGCACGGCCTCTTCTCAGCAGCATTGTTCCTGATTTTGGGATACATCGAATCACGCGAGGAGACGCGCTCGCTGACGCGGCTCGGCGGTCTGGCCGCGGTCAATCCACGCCTCGCGGGCGCGCTCACGATCGCGTCGCTGGCGGCGCTGGGATTGCCGGGCCTGGCGGGTTTCGCGGGTGAGATCGTGATTCTCACCGGCGTGTTCCAGGCTGGTTGGATCTGGGCCGTGATCCTCGCGCTCATTCCGATCGTGCTCGCCTCGGCGTACATGCTGCGTCTCTATCAGGGAATCATGAACGGACCCGAGATTCCCGATCTGCCGGTGCGCGCCGATCTTTCGTGGATCGAAGGCATCGCGCTCGCGCCGCTCGTGCTCGCGCTGGTGTTCGTCGGCGTCAACCCGCACGTGCTCACGCTCGCGGTTCAAGGGATCGTACGATGAACATCACCGTTACGAGCGCCGACTGGGGCGCCCTCGCGCCGCTCACCATCGTCGCGGTGACCGCCCTGGTGGTGTTGCTCGCCGATCTGGCGGCGCCGAAGAATCTCCATCGCGGGGTTGCGATCGGCCTTGCGGTGGCCGGTCTGCTGGCCGCGGGCATCGTCTGCGCCACGCAGTATGGCCATGATTACGCCGCCTTCGGCGGTGCGTTTATCCTCGGCGGCTTCAGCGTGGTGTTCCAAGAGATCATCCTGATCGGCGCGCTCGGTTCGGTGGTGCTCTACGGCACGACCGGCGAGCGCGCGCGTGTGTACGGCTCGATCGCGCTGCTCTTGTGGTCGACGTGCGGCGCGATGCTGATGGCCGGTGCGGGCAGCTTGATGACGATCTTCCTCGGACTCGAGCTGCTCTCGCTCGCGCTCTACTGTCTTTGCGGCGTGGCCGATCGCCCCACCGCGCGTGAAGCCGCGCTCAAGTACCTTATTCTGAGCTCAATGGCCTCAGGATTTCTGCTCTACGGGATGGCGCTGCTTTTCGGTGCAAGCGGCAGCGTGGCGCTCGCGGACCTGGTCAACCCGGCACTCGCCGGCAATCCGTTGACGTGGATGGGCGCGGGGCTCTTTCTGATCGGCATCGCGTTCAAACTCTCGCTGGTTCCGTTTCACGCCTGGTCGCCCGACGTGTACGAAGGCGCGCCGCTTCCCGTTACCGCGTTCATGAGCGTGGTGACCAAGGCCGGCACGCTCGCCGTCTTCGCGCGCTTCATCTACGCGGCGTTGCCGGCCGGCGTCGATCAACGCCTGCTCTTGCCGGTGTGGATTATTGCCGCGGTCTCGATGATCGCCGGCAACGTCGGTATGCTCGCGCAGCACGACCTCAAACGGCTGATCGCCTATTCGGGTATCGCGCAGGTCGGTTACATTCTCGCCGCCTTTGCCGGTGGAAGCGCGCTCGGCCTGCGGTACGCGATCTACTATCTCGTCGCGTACACGTTCATGAACTTGGGCGCGTTCGGCGTGGCGGCGCTGCTCTCCGACGAACACGAACAAGGCTCGCGCCTGGCCAACTACCGCGGTCTGGGATTCCGCCGCCCGGTTACGGCCGCGCTGATGACCTTCTTTCTGCTCGCTATGGCCGGCTTGCCTCCGACCGCCGGGTTCCTCGGCAAAATCCTCATCCTCTCGACCAGCGTCGATTCCGGATATGCGTGGCTCGGCGCCGTCTTGATCGTCGGGACCGCGATCTCGCTCTATGCATACGCCAAGGTCATTCGCGCGATGTATTCGCGCGATCCCCACGCGCACGCGCATGACGTGCATCCGTTCGCCCCGCTCGCGTGGATTAGCGCCGCTGCGTGCTTTGCGCTCATCCTGATCATGACGTTTTATCCCTACACACCGAGTAACGTTTTGCCGCTCGTGCGATGAGCGCCGAGCGCGACGTTGTCAAGACGCTCGGGAACACGGTCAGAACGATCCGTGCCCGCGTCGACCGCGCGCTGCAACAATCGGGCTCTCGCCTTGGACAGTATCAGGTGTTGCGGCACCTGTGGGAGATTGACGGGCTGACGCCGCGCGAGATCGCGGACCGCCTCGACGTGGAAATGCCGACGATCACCCGTACCGT
It encodes:
- the nuoL gene encoding NADH-quinone oxidoreductase subunit L, with protein sequence MLHHVMGVEGSYPVLIALWLLPLAGAIVCWAFGPQLRRLAGPLGSATIGASFVATLMLWGSATQKVSTGGVDLVGAHQTLFSWFPGFDFGLLLDPLALLWTLIITGVGFLIHVYSIGYMDGDRGFARFFAQMNLFVFAMLTLVLSDNFVGLLVGWGLVGLASYFLIGYWFFKPSAVAAARKAFVINVVGDVGIMFAIFAIFSSVHSITFGDAFAFAGSYPTPWLLVICICLFIGAAAKSAQIPLHTWLPDAMEGPTPVSALIHAATMVTAGVYLIARCAPLWSQNSDAQVVVGTIGGLTALLGAILGCAQWDIKRILAYSTMSQIGYMIMGVGVGAYEGGIAHFFTHAFFKAQLFLGSGIIIHALHDEQDVRRMGGLIKRLPFAFVAMLTGVIAISGIPYIGSGFFSKDLVIYGVLAHGYPWLYALGIVTAGITAYYMCRLLFVTFFGAYRGDVDPSDLGIRHPELAGTPSAHDAVAQTHEPQDVHHSPSAQWFMIVPVAILIPFTVLIGWIMFGGDSSPWARFFAEQFPHPALAATPVSEGVTGAITFACVLVGIAFAYLRYGSAAATANAIEWLRRESVHMPAVLTNAFYFDAALDLLFVRSSQFLGTIFSRYLDPHVVDGAVRETAISAQWLGALVRSFQTGLLRAYALLLVFGVACFVVYYAIVAGGIR
- a CDS encoding NADH-quinone oxidoreductase subunit M — encoded protein: MVLALILLPIVVGLVMLGLRDERGTASRAAGAIVAAATFGIAIAANGQEWSFRWLSRPFESAFHFGNTGISYWLVLLLALCTFCAVLSVNVPRTAAFIGQLLLLEGTMMGVFLARDLLVFALFWDLMLLPVFFTLIGWGQHHATAWRYFIYNFAGGLTLLLATAAFGVLFGSTDVIGRGGVHLIGSWVPWIFAGFAFAFLVKTPIWPLHTWMPLTYSDTPAPMVAVVSAVQSKAGLYGLIVIGMALMPDYLRASALVFVVLGVISLLYGALTALVQTDTKRVVAYSSLSHLGLIVIAIATFNPIALAGALIYIIAHGLFSAALFLILGYIESREETRSLTRLGGLAAVNPRLAGALTIASLAALGLPGLAGFAGEIVILTGVFQAGWIWAVILALIPIVLASAYMLRLYQGIMNGPEIPDLPVRADLSWIEGIALAPLVLALVFVGVNPHVLTLAVQGIVR
- a CDS encoding NADH-quinone oxidoreductase subunit N, which encodes MNITVTSADWGALAPLTIVAVTALVVLLADLAAPKNLHRGVAIGLAVAGLLAAGIVCATQYGHDYAAFGGAFILGGFSVVFQEIILIGALGSVVLYGTTGERARVYGSIALLLWSTCGAMLMAGAGSLMTIFLGLELLSLALYCLCGVADRPTAREAALKYLILSSMASGFLLYGMALLFGASGSVALADLVNPALAGNPLTWMGAGLFLIGIAFKLSLVPFHAWSPDVYEGAPLPVTAFMSVVTKAGTLAVFARFIYAALPAGVDQRLLLPVWIIAAVSMIAGNVGMLAQHDLKRLIAYSGIAQVGYILAAFAGGSALGLRYAIYYLVAYTFMNLGAFGVAALLSDEHEQGSRLANYRGLGFRRPVTAALMTFFLLAMAGLPPTAGFLGKILILSTSVDSGYAWLGAVLIVGTAISLYAYAKVIRAMYSRDPHAHAHDVHPFAPLAWISAAACFALILIMTFYPYTPSNVLPLVR